The Marinomonas sp. CT5 genome contains the following window.
ATTTCAGTAAATGAAGACTCGTTACAGTGACAATTGAGTGGAAAGTGAATGAATAGAGTAGTAACAATAGTATTAGGGGCCAGTATAAGTGCTTTATTGGCTACGCCAAGTATAGCGGGCGATGGTAAAATTTTGGCGACGGCTGGGCTTTCTCAAGTGGAAGGCAGTGGTGGCGGTGGACTGGTTCCATGGGCGACCTTGGCTGGTTACGATAGTCGCGATGAAACCGCAGCATCGTTTTTTATGACGGATGTGAATGTCAGTGATTATCGATTGAGCTCCATTGGTGCGGCAACCAGCTTTTATGACAGGGTCGAATTGAGCTACGCCCAGCAAACGTTTGTTTTACCTGCTTCTTTGATAACTGGATTAAGTCTTGCTTCGGAGCAAATTAAACAAGATGTGGTTGGCCTAAAAGTACGCTTATACGGTGATGTGATTTACTCAGCGTATCCTCAAGTGAGTGTTGGTTTGCAACATAAGCAGTTAGACAGTGATTTTGTTGCATCTTACCTTGGCGCTAAAGACGACAGTGGAACGGATTTTTATGTGGCGGCAACCAAAGTGCATTTAGGAGCCGTTGGCGGTTACAACCTAGTGTGGAACCTTACTGCTCGCGCGACTAAAGCCAATGAAATGGGGTTGCTAGGGTATGGTGGCCCAGACAACAACAATTACCAAGTGATGATGGAAGGCAGTGTCGGTTTGCTCCTGTCACCTAACTGGGTAGTAGGGATGGAATATCGTCAGAAACCAAGCA
Protein-coding sequences here:
- a CDS encoding DUF3034 family protein; the protein is MNRVVTIVLGASISALLATPSIAGDGKILATAGLSQVEGSGGGGLVPWATLAGYDSRDETAASFFMTDVNVSDYRLSSIGAATSFYDRVELSYAQQTFVLPASLITGLSLASEQIKQDVVGLKVRLYGDVIYSAYPQVSVGLQHKQLDSDFVASYLGAKDDSGTDFYVAATKVHLGAVGGYNLVWNLTARATKANEMGLLGYGGPDNNNYQVMMEGSVGLLLSPNWVVGMEYRQKPSNLSSVEEDDWKDVFVSYMPNKNVNFTAAYVDLGTVATKKDQTGIYLSMTGYLW